One genomic segment of Amycolatopsis granulosa includes these proteins:
- a CDS encoding putative quinol monooxygenase, with product MSNTLTIVAGFTAKPGQEQRLRDELTAMIAPSLAEEGCLGYQPYADPADPSRMVIVEEWADSAALDYHFSLPHFTHVAQVLEEILAEPFTLRRLTDVPAQD from the coding sequence ATGTCGAACACCCTCACCATCGTCGCCGGTTTCACCGCCAAGCCCGGGCAGGAGCAGCGCCTGCGCGACGAGCTGACCGCGATGATCGCCCCGTCGCTCGCCGAGGAAGGCTGCCTGGGCTACCAGCCCTACGCGGACCCGGCGGACCCCAGCCGCATGGTCATCGTCGAGGAGTGGGCCGACAGCGCCGCGCTCGACTACCACTTCTCGCTGCCGCACTTCACCCACGTCGCCCAGGTCCTGGAGGAGATCCTCGCCGAGCCGTTCACCCTGCGCCGGCTGACCGACGTCCCCGCCCAGGACTGA
- a CDS encoding helix-turn-helix domain-containing protein — protein sequence MDRAQQLTEFLQTRRARLSPDEAGATTFGGRRRVPGLRREELALLAGVSVDYYTRLEQGRARNVSADVLDAVARALRLDPDETAHLHNLAQPGATRKRPSRPQQVGPEMRQALEALTTAPAYLIGRRLDVLGWNELARLLVADFPALPAAERNMARLVFLDDAARDLYPDWESKARDTVANLRFDAGRHPDDPLLAALVGELSLHSADFRRLWAGHAVRGKTRGRKRFAHPLVGELALDYVAMRAPDDPDLTMMIYSAPAGSDTATALQLLAGLAAPADPRTLPSRT from the coding sequence ATGGACCGCGCACAGCAGCTCACCGAGTTCCTCCAGACCCGGCGCGCCCGCCTGAGCCCGGACGAGGCCGGTGCCACCACCTTCGGGGGGCGGCGGCGCGTGCCGGGCCTGCGCCGGGAGGAACTGGCGCTGCTCGCCGGGGTGAGCGTCGACTACTACACCCGCTTGGAACAGGGCCGCGCCCGCAACGTCTCCGCCGACGTCCTGGACGCCGTCGCCCGCGCGCTCCGCCTCGACCCGGACGAAACCGCTCACCTGCACAACCTCGCCCAGCCCGGTGCCACCCGGAAACGTCCCAGCCGGCCCCAGCAGGTCGGTCCCGAGATGCGCCAGGCGCTGGAGGCACTGACCACGGCCCCGGCCTACCTGATCGGACGGCGCCTGGACGTCCTGGGGTGGAACGAGCTGGCCCGCCTGCTGGTCGCCGACTTCCCCGCGCTGCCCGCCGCCGAGCGGAACATGGCCCGGCTGGTCTTCCTCGACGACGCGGCCCGCGACCTCTACCCGGACTGGGAGAGCAAGGCACGCGACACCGTCGCCAACCTCCGGTTCGACGCCGGCCGCCACCCCGATGATCCCCTGCTGGCCGCACTGGTGGGTGAGCTTTCCCTGCACAGCGCCGACTTCCGCCGCCTGTGGGCCGGCCACGCGGTGCGCGGCAAGACCCGTGGCCGCAAGCGGTTCGCCCATCCCCTGGTGGGCGAGCTCGCCCTCGACTACGTCGCGATGCGCGCCCCCGATGATCCCGACCTGACCATGATGATCTACAGCGCGCCCGCGGGTTCCGACACCGCGACCGCTCTCCAGCTCCTGGCCGGCCTCGCCGCGCCGGCGGATCCGCGGACCCTGCCCAGCCGCACCTGA
- the pstB gene encoding phosphate ABC transporter ATP-binding protein PstB — translation MAKRIDVKDLDIYYGKFHAVDSVTLSVPPRNVTAFIGPSGCGKSTVLRTLNRMHEVIPGARADGQVLLDGEDIYSSSVDPVQVRRTIGMVFQRPNPFPTMSIRDNVVAGLKLAGTKNKKQLDEIAERALRGANLWNEVKDRLHKPGGSLSGGQQQRLCIARAIAVRPDVLLMDEPCSALDPISTLAIEDLIAELKKDYTIVIVTHNMQQAARVSDQTAFFNLAGVGQPGRLVEINDTEKIFSNPSEKATEDYISGRFG, via the coding sequence ATGGCCAAGCGAATCGACGTCAAGGACCTCGACATCTACTACGGCAAGTTCCACGCCGTCGACAGCGTCACGCTGTCCGTGCCGCCGCGGAACGTCACCGCCTTCATCGGCCCGTCCGGCTGCGGCAAGTCCACGGTGCTGCGCACGCTGAACCGGATGCACGAGGTCATTCCGGGCGCGCGGGCCGACGGGCAGGTGCTGCTGGACGGCGAGGACATCTACTCGTCCTCGGTGGACCCGGTCCAGGTCCGCCGCACCATCGGCATGGTGTTCCAGCGGCCCAACCCGTTCCCCACGATGTCCATCCGGGACAACGTGGTGGCCGGGCTCAAGCTGGCCGGCACGAAGAACAAGAAGCAGCTCGACGAGATCGCCGAGCGGGCCCTGCGCGGCGCGAACCTGTGGAACGAGGTCAAGGACCGGCTGCACAAGCCGGGCGGCAGCCTCTCCGGCGGCCAGCAGCAGCGGCTGTGCATCGCGCGGGCCATCGCCGTGCGGCCGGACGTGCTGCTGATGGACGAGCCGTGCTCGGCGCTGGACCCGATCTCGACGCTGGCGATCGAGGACCTCATCGCCGAGCTGAAGAAGGACTACACCATCGTGATCGTCACGCACAACATGCAGCAGGCGGCGCGGGTGTCGGACCAGACGGCGTTCTTCAACCTGGCGGGCGTCGGCCAGCCGGGACGGCTGGTGGAGATCAACGACACGGAGAAGATCTTCTCCAACCCCAGCGAGAAGGCGACCGAGGACTACATCTCGGGCCGGTTCGGCTGA
- the pstA gene encoding phosphate ABC transporter permease PstA: MTSTLSETERLASPPAFQQVSPGRKAKNALATVLVWLSFLIAVAPLVWVLFTVISNGVKRIPYTNWWSQDFGSVLSDEVGGGALHAIIGTLEQGLMCAIISVPLGLLVAVYLVEYGRGTRLARITTFMVDILSGVPSIVAALFIYALWITTLGLPRSGFAVSLALVLLMIPVVVRSAEEMLRIVPDDLREASYALGVPKWKTIMKIVLPTALSGIISGIMMALARVMGETAPLLVLVGYSAYTNWDLFSNNQASLPLLMNNERATNSMEPGSVGFDRIWGAALTLVLIIALINLIATVVSRMVAPKKK, encoded by the coding sequence ATGACCAGCACGCTCTCGGAAACCGAACGCCTCGCCTCGCCGCCGGCGTTCCAGCAGGTCAGCCCCGGCCGGAAGGCGAAGAACGCGCTCGCCACCGTGCTCGTGTGGCTGTCGTTCCTGATCGCCGTCGCACCGCTGGTGTGGGTGCTTTTCACGGTGATCTCGAACGGCGTGAAGCGCATTCCGTACACCAACTGGTGGAGCCAGGACTTCGGGTCGGTGCTGTCCGACGAGGTCGGTGGCGGTGCCCTGCACGCGATCATCGGCACCCTGGAACAGGGTCTGATGTGCGCGATCATCTCGGTGCCGCTGGGTCTGCTCGTCGCGGTCTACCTGGTCGAGTACGGCCGGGGCACCCGGCTCGCGCGGATCACCACGTTCATGGTGGACATCCTGTCGGGTGTGCCGTCGATCGTGGCCGCGTTGTTCATCTACGCGTTGTGGATCACCACGCTGGGCCTGCCGCGCAGCGGGTTCGCGGTGTCCCTGGCACTGGTGCTGCTGATGATCCCGGTCGTGGTGCGGTCCGCGGAGGAGATGCTGCGGATCGTGCCGGACGACCTGCGTGAGGCGTCCTACGCGCTGGGTGTGCCCAAGTGGAAGACGATCATGAAGATCGTCCTGCCGACCGCGTTGTCCGGCATCATCAGCGGCATCATGATGGCGCTCGCCCGCGTCATGGGCGAAACCGCGCCGCTGCTCGTGCTGGTCGGCTACTCCGCCTACACCAACTGGGACCTGTTCAGCAACAACCAGGCCTCGCTGCCGCTGTTGATGAACAACGAGCGGGCCACCAACTCCATGGAGCCGGGCAGCGTCGGGTTCGACCGCATTTGGGGCGCGGCGCTCACGCTGGTCCTCATCATCGCCCTCATCAACCTGATCGCCACGGTGGTGTCCCGCATGGTCGCCCCCAAGAAGAAGTGA
- the pstC gene encoding phosphate ABC transporter permease subunit PstC, producing the protein MRPGDRIFKNLTTGAGVFVVALIGLIGVFLIVQAIPALKANELNFLTARTWQTGDPNHLRFGILDLLLVTIYTSLLALIIAMPISLGIALFLTQYAPRRLARPFAYVVDLLAAVPSIIFGLWGILVFAPKLAPIAEWLNKNLGFIPIFGSGNVYPNFQGTIFTAGVVLAVMLLPIITSLSREVFERTPTAQIEGALALGATRWEVIRTTVLPFGKSGYIGASMLGLGRALGETIALTVILYIPAGKTFGWSLNDGGATFASQIAANYAEFNNPRSAGAYIASGLVLFVLTFAVNLAGRSIIGERKAD; encoded by the coding sequence GTGCGGCCCGGCGACCGCATCTTCAAGAACCTGACGACCGGGGCGGGCGTCTTCGTCGTCGCGCTCATCGGGCTGATCGGCGTCTTCCTGATCGTGCAGGCGATCCCGGCGCTCAAGGCGAACGAGCTCAACTTCCTCACCGCCCGCACCTGGCAGACCGGCGACCCGAACCACCTCCGGTTCGGCATCCTGGACCTGCTGCTGGTCACCATCTACACGTCGCTGCTGGCGCTGATCATCGCGATGCCGATCTCCCTGGGCATCGCGTTGTTCCTGACCCAGTACGCGCCGCGCCGGCTGGCCCGGCCCTTCGCCTACGTCGTCGACCTGCTGGCCGCGGTGCCCTCGATCATCTTCGGCCTGTGGGGCATCCTCGTGTTCGCGCCGAAGCTCGCGCCCATCGCGGAATGGCTCAACAAGAACCTGGGGTTCATCCCGATCTTCGGCTCGGGCAACGTCTACCCGAACTTCCAGGGCACGATCTTCACCGCCGGCGTCGTGCTCGCGGTGATGCTGCTGCCGATCATCACCTCGCTGTCCCGCGAGGTGTTCGAGCGCACGCCGACCGCCCAGATCGAAGGCGCGCTCGCGCTGGGCGCCACCCGCTGGGAGGTCATCCGGACGACCGTGCTGCCGTTCGGCAAGTCCGGCTACATCGGCGCCTCGATGCTCGGTCTCGGCCGGGCGCTGGGCGAGACGATCGCGCTCACCGTGATCCTCTACATCCCGGCGGGCAAGACGTTCGGCTGGAGCCTCAACGACGGCGGCGCGACGTTCGCGTCGCAGATCGCCGCGAACTACGCCGAGTTCAACAACCCCAGGTCCGCCGGTGCCTACATCGCGTCCGGTCTGGTGTTGTTCGTGCTGACGTTCGCGGTGAACCTCGCGGGCCGGTCCATCATCGGCGAGCGGAAGGCGGACTGA
- the pstS gene encoding phosphate ABC transporter substrate-binding protein PstS, which translates to MKIMRPMGALGIAASAALVLAACGQDPASSGNTQTSGAATAPSATANVVCGGKTPLAGEGSTAQKTAVDIFAQQYAKACQGQIVNYNASGSGAGVKQFTAKQVDFGGSDSPLKTGDEQNAANARCAGGEAWNLPLVVGPVAIAYKLDGVSSLTLNGEVAAKIFNGKISKWNDPAIAALNSGVNLPDKPIQVFSRSDESGTTDNFQTYLEAASKGAWTQGTGKAFKGGVGNGAQGSNGVASGIRAADGAIGYVESSYVKDGLSAAKIDSGSGAVELTPQNVAKALDAASFRTPGSNDLAMDLKKIYASNTPGAYPLLLTTYEIVCSKGYDADTAKAVKAFLTVAATTAQQPIADKGFVPLPQSLQEKVLNSINAIS; encoded by the coding sequence GTGAAGATCATGCGGCCGATGGGTGCTCTCGGCATCGCGGCGAGCGCAGCCCTCGTGCTCGCCGCCTGCGGCCAGGACCCGGCCTCGTCCGGCAACACCCAGACCTCGGGTGCGGCCACCGCGCCGAGCGCGACCGCGAACGTCGTCTGCGGCGGCAAGACGCCGCTGGCCGGCGAGGGCTCGACCGCTCAGAAGACCGCGGTGGACATCTTCGCGCAGCAGTACGCGAAGGCCTGCCAGGGCCAGATCGTGAACTACAACGCGTCCGGGTCCGGTGCCGGTGTCAAGCAGTTCACCGCGAAGCAGGTCGACTTCGGCGGCTCGGACTCGCCGCTGAAGACCGGTGACGAGCAGAACGCGGCGAACGCCCGCTGCGCCGGTGGCGAGGCGTGGAACCTGCCGCTGGTCGTCGGCCCGGTCGCGATCGCCTACAAGCTGGACGGCGTCTCCTCGCTCACCCTGAACGGCGAGGTCGCGGCCAAGATCTTCAACGGCAAGATCAGCAAGTGGAACGACCCGGCGATCGCCGCCCTCAACTCGGGCGTCAACCTGCCGGACAAGCCGATCCAGGTGTTCTCGCGGTCGGACGAGTCGGGCACCACCGACAACTTCCAGACCTACCTCGAGGCCGCCTCGAAGGGCGCCTGGACGCAGGGCACCGGCAAGGCGTTCAAGGGTGGCGTCGGCAACGGCGCGCAGGGCTCGAACGGTGTCGCCTCGGGCATCCGGGCCGCCGACGGCGCGATCGGTTACGTCGAGTCGTCCTACGTCAAGGACGGCCTGTCCGCCGCCAAGATCGACAGCGGCTCGGGCGCGGTCGAGCTGACCCCGCAGAACGTGGCGAAGGCCCTGGACGCCGCCTCGTTCCGCACCCCGGGCAGCAACGACCTGGCGATGGACCTCAAGAAGATCTACGCCAGCAACACCCCGGGCGCGTACCCGCTGCTGCTGACCACCTACGAGATCGTTTGCTCGAAGGGCTACGACGCGGACACCGCCAAGGCGGTCAAGGCGTTCCTGACCGTCGCGGCGACCACCGCGCAGCAGCCGATCGCGGACAAGGGGTTCGTGCCGCTCCCGCAGTCGCTGCAGGAGAAGGTGCTGAACTCGATCAACGCGATCTCCTGA
- the mshD gene encoding mycothiol synthase encodes MLTVVWVDELDGQAIAEVRELLLAAREVDGRPDLGPGEELPGEFRTGPHLLARSDGTLAGYAHLDPGGDAFGRQVAELIVRPDDRRRGVGTEMVSALVERAAGAPLRVWAHGDHPGAAALAGRTGFTRARELLVMRTEVDPAWPEPRLPEGVTLRTFVPGQDEQAVIEVNARAFDWHPEQGRLTVEDLRAEEAEDWFDADGFFLAEDGTGKLLGFHWTKVHPANPRRFGGRETGEVYVVGVDPGAQGGGLGKALTLAGLRYLRDRGLPQVILYVEGDNAPAVAVYTRLGFTRHEVDVQYER; translated from the coding sequence GTGCTGACTGTGGTGTGGGTCGACGAACTGGACGGGCAGGCCATCGCCGAGGTGCGCGAGCTGCTGCTCGCCGCCCGCGAGGTGGACGGACGACCGGACCTGGGCCCGGGCGAGGAACTGCCCGGCGAGTTCCGGACCGGTCCGCACCTGCTCGCCAGGTCCGACGGCACGCTCGCCGGATACGCGCACCTCGATCCCGGCGGTGACGCGTTCGGGCGCCAGGTGGCCGAGCTGATCGTGCGGCCGGACGACCGGCGCCGGGGCGTGGGCACCGAGATGGTGTCCGCGCTGGTCGAGCGCGCTGCCGGGGCGCCGCTGCGGGTCTGGGCGCACGGCGACCATCCCGGCGCGGCCGCCCTCGCCGGGCGAACGGGGTTCACGCGTGCCCGCGAACTGCTCGTCATGCGCACCGAGGTGGATCCGGCCTGGCCGGAGCCCCGGCTGCCGGAGGGCGTCACGCTGCGCACCTTCGTGCCCGGCCAGGACGAGCAGGCCGTGATCGAGGTCAACGCGCGGGCCTTCGACTGGCACCCGGAACAGGGCAGGCTCACGGTCGAGGACCTGCGGGCAGAGGAGGCCGAGGACTGGTTCGACGCGGACGGCTTCTTCCTCGCCGAGGACGGCACGGGCAAGCTGCTCGGCTTCCACTGGACCAAGGTCCACCCGGCCAACCCGCGGCGGTTCGGCGGCCGGGAGACGGGTGAGGTGTACGTCGTCGGAGTCGATCCCGGCGCCCAGGGCGGCGGGCTGGGCAAGGCGCTGACCCTGGCCGGTTTGCGGTACCTGCGCGACCGCGGGCTGCCCCAGGTGATCCTCTACGTGGAAGGCGACAACGCACCCGCGGTCGCCGTCTACACGCGACTGGGCTTCACCCGCCACGAGGTCGACGTCCAATACGAGCGGTGA
- a CDS encoding winged helix-turn-helix transcriptional regulator — protein sequence MSLDLLVLTSEAEATAVLPALDLLPHTVRVRAPEITALLDAGHRDVILLDARTDLASAKSLCRLLKGTGEDEAGTPVIAVVGEGGLVAVSAEWRTDDILLPTAGPAEVDARLRLATTRDGGVTQADTELRVGDLVIDETTYTARLRRRTLELTYKEFELLKYLAQHAGRVFTRAQLLQEVWGYDFFGGTRTVDVHVRRLRAKLGPEHEQMIGTVRNVGYKFERPAKPGAKPGVTSLNFDPNELSTEFSTR from the coding sequence ATGAGCCTGGACCTGCTCGTACTCACTTCCGAGGCGGAAGCCACTGCCGTCCTTCCCGCCCTTGACCTGCTGCCGCACACGGTACGCGTCCGCGCGCCGGAGATCACCGCGCTCCTCGACGCGGGACACCGGGACGTGATCCTGCTCGACGCGCGCACCGACCTGGCGTCCGCGAAGAGCCTCTGCCGCCTGCTCAAGGGCACCGGCGAGGACGAGGCCGGCACGCCGGTCATCGCCGTCGTCGGCGAGGGCGGCCTGGTCGCGGTCAGCGCCGAGTGGCGCACCGACGACATCCTGCTCCCCACCGCGGGCCCGGCGGAGGTCGACGCCCGGCTGCGGCTGGCCACCACCCGCGACGGCGGCGTCACCCAGGCGGACACCGAGCTGCGGGTCGGCGACCTGGTGATCGACGAGACCACCTACACCGCGCGCCTGCGCCGCCGCACCCTGGAGCTCACCTACAAGGAGTTCGAGCTGCTCAAGTACCTCGCGCAGCACGCGGGCCGGGTGTTCACGCGCGCCCAGCTGCTGCAGGAGGTCTGGGGCTACGACTTCTTCGGCGGCACCCGCACGGTGGACGTGCACGTCCGGCGGCTGCGGGCCAAGCTCGGCCCGGAGCACGAGCAGATGATCGGCACCGTGCGCAACGTCGGCTACAAGTTCGAGCGCCCGGCCAAGCCCGGCGCCAAGCCCGGCGTGACTTCGCTCAACTTCGACCCGAACGAGCTGTCCACCGAGTTCTCCACCCGCTGA
- a CDS encoding DUF2993 domain-containing protein translates to MTQDRAVPPAGSRRRGRRTRRIVISLVVLAALLVGADFGLAAFAEHTVSQKAREQLGLSDDPSVTIDGFPFSTQAISGDYRHISMFAPGVPIKDLQDVLVTADLYDVRAPLSDLVNGNTKAIDIGRLEAQVTIKASDINKVDPLTKVEDLRIAPASVSYVQTGQDAQSGTDTGSGGGQGQGSTSEQDRDKSKAGVRISGYVQVAGQHVELFAFAMIELHGSRIEIVPTRLQYGNDKGTTVVPPAVQQALLPNFKATIDTGNLPFQVTPTAVQVNNGSVTIKGEAKNVTFGGASGSTGG, encoded by the coding sequence GTGACCCAGGACCGAGCCGTTCCGCCCGCCGGTTCGCGGCGCCGTGGCCGTCGCACCCGGCGCATCGTCATCAGCCTGGTGGTGCTCGCCGCGCTCCTGGTCGGAGCCGATTTCGGGCTCGCCGCCTTCGCCGAGCACACGGTGTCGCAGAAGGCCAGGGAGCAGCTGGGGCTCAGCGACGACCCCTCGGTCACGATCGACGGCTTCCCGTTCAGCACCCAGGCGATCAGCGGTGACTACCGGCACATCTCGATGTTCGCGCCCGGCGTGCCGATCAAGGACCTGCAGGACGTGCTGGTGACCGCCGACCTGTACGACGTCCGGGCCCCGCTGTCCGACCTGGTCAACGGCAACACCAAGGCGATCGACATCGGCCGGCTGGAGGCCCAGGTGACGATCAAGGCCAGCGACATCAACAAGGTGGACCCGCTGACCAAGGTCGAGGACCTGCGGATCGCGCCGGCGAGCGTCTCCTACGTGCAGACCGGCCAGGACGCGCAGAGCGGCACCGACACCGGTTCCGGTGGCGGGCAGGGCCAGGGCAGCACGAGCGAGCAGGACCGGGACAAGTCGAAGGCCGGTGTCCGCATCTCCGGGTACGTGCAGGTCGCCGGCCAGCACGTGGAGCTCTTCGCGTTCGCGATGATCGAGCTGCACGGCTCGCGGATCGAGATCGTGCCGACGCGCCTGCAGTACGGGAATGACAAGGGGACGACGGTTGTTCCCCCAGCTGTACAGCAGGCGCTGCTGCCGAACTTCAAGGCCACGATCGACACCGGCAACCTGCCGTTCCAGGTGACTCCCACCGCGGTGCAGGTCAACAACGGCTCGGTCACCATCAAGGGTGAGGCCAAGAACGTGACGTTCGGCGGGGCGAGCGGCTCGACCGGAGGGTGA
- a CDS encoding TlpA family protein disulfide reductase, translated as MTGVWVVLGTLVVAGVAGALLRARNGRVRAARRAPAAALPGPVEAALGTGAQVTLVQISTTFCTPCRHTRALLGPLAERTDGLAHVELDVTNQPEVAQALGVLRTPTTIAYRSDGTELLRVGGVPKAPALLEALRPHLPARIAD; from the coding sequence ATGACGGGCGTCTGGGTCGTGCTCGGCACGCTGGTGGTCGCCGGAGTCGCGGGCGCGCTGCTGCGGGCGCGCAACGGGCGTGTCCGCGCCGCGCGGCGCGCGCCTGCCGCCGCGCTGCCCGGGCCCGTCGAAGCGGCGCTCGGCACCGGCGCCCAGGTCACCCTGGTGCAGATCTCCACCACGTTCTGCACCCCGTGCCGGCACACCCGCGCCCTGCTCGGCCCGCTGGCCGAGCGCACCGACGGCCTGGCGCACGTCGAGCTCGACGTGACGAACCAGCCGGAAGTCGCCCAGGCGCTGGGTGTGCTGCGCACGCCCACCACCATCGCCTACCGCTCCGACGGCACCGAGCTGCTGCGCGTCGGGGGCGTGCCGAAGGCGCCCGCGCTGCTCGAGGCGCTGCGGCCGCACCTCCCGGCCCGGATTGCGGACTAG
- a CDS encoding DUF4395 domain-containing protein has product MSAGPAVDPRGPRFAAVITTVVLAVVLISGWWPLLAVQTVVFAIGAFIGLKPAPYSVLYRRLVAPRLAPTTEREDAAPLRFAQAVGFVFALIGTVGYASGIPVLGVVATAFALFAAFLNAAFNFCLGCEMYLLIRRLAPSQAS; this is encoded by the coding sequence ATGTCAGCAGGCCCAGCCGTAGATCCCCGCGGACCCCGGTTCGCCGCGGTCATCACGACCGTCGTGCTCGCGGTGGTCCTCATCAGCGGATGGTGGCCGCTGCTGGCCGTGCAGACGGTCGTGTTCGCGATCGGTGCGTTCATCGGGCTCAAGCCGGCCCCGTACTCGGTGCTCTACCGCCGCCTCGTGGCGCCGCGCCTGGCGCCGACGACGGAGCGGGAGGACGCGGCGCCGCTGCGGTTCGCCCAGGCGGTCGGGTTCGTGTTCGCGTTGATCGGCACCGTCGGGTACGCGTCCGGGATCCCCGTGCTCGGTGTCGTCGCGACGGCGTTCGCGCTGTTCGCGGCGTTCCTCAACGCGGCGTTCAACTTCTGCCTCGGCTGCGAGATGTACCTCCTGATCCGGCGCCTGGCGCCGAGCCAGGCTTCCTGA
- a CDS encoding sulfurtransferase, translating into MSRADVLVTTQWAEENLNTPGVVFAEVDEDTTAYDGGHIRGAVKIDWKTELQDPVRRDFVDRAGFEALLSEKGISNDDLVVLYGGNNNWFAAYAYWYFKLYGHDKVKLLDGGRKKWELDGRELTTDEVKRERTNYVAKEPDTSIRAFRDEVVEAIGTKNLVDVRSPDEFTGKLLAPAHLPQESAQRGGHIPSALNVPWAKTANEDGTFKTAEELKELYSEAGLDTSKATIAYCRIGERSSHTWFALHELIGLEDVKNYDGSWTEYGSLVGVPIETGTGK; encoded by the coding sequence ATGAGCCGTGCAGACGTCCTGGTCACCACGCAGTGGGCCGAGGAGAACCTGAACACCCCCGGCGTGGTCTTCGCCGAGGTGGACGAGGACACCACCGCCTACGACGGCGGCCACATCCGCGGTGCGGTCAAGATCGACTGGAAGACCGAGCTGCAGGACCCGGTCCGCCGCGACTTCGTCGACCGGGCCGGGTTCGAGGCCCTGCTGTCCGAGAAGGGCATCTCGAACGACGACCTGGTGGTCCTCTACGGCGGCAACAACAACTGGTTCGCCGCCTACGCCTACTGGTACTTCAAGCTCTACGGCCACGACAAGGTCAAGCTGCTCGACGGCGGCCGCAAGAAGTGGGAGCTGGACGGCCGCGAGCTGACCACCGACGAGGTCAAGCGCGAGCGCACCAACTACGTCGCCAAGGAGCCGGACACCTCGATCCGCGCCTTCCGCGACGAGGTCGTCGAGGCGATCGGCACGAAGAACCTGGTCGACGTCCGCTCGCCGGACGAGTTCACCGGCAAGCTGCTGGCCCCGGCGCACCTGCCGCAGGAGTCCGCGCAGCGCGGCGGCCACATCCCGTCGGCGCTGAACGTGCCGTGGGCCAAGACCGCGAACGAGGACGGCACCTTCAAGACCGCCGAGGAGCTCAAGGAGCTGTACTCCGAGGCCGGTCTGGACACGTCCAAGGCGACCATCGCCTACTGCCGGATCGGCGAGCGCTCCAGCCACACCTGGTTCGCGCTGCACGAGCTGATCGGCCTCGAGGACGTCAAGAACTACGACGGTTCGTGGACCGAGTACGGCTCGCTGGTCGGCGTGCCGATCGAAACCGGAACGGGGAAGTGA
- a CDS encoding DUF1416 domain-containing protein — protein MSADGCGAPVQTATPADIDTQGQVVVAGKVVGSDGPVSGAYVRLLNGDGDFAGEVQASPEGDFRFYAAPGAWTVRALHRTGNGEASLTAEGPGLHQVAISVG, from the coding sequence ATGAGTGCTGACGGTTGCGGCGCGCCGGTGCAGACGGCGACGCCCGCGGACATCGACACCCAGGGACAGGTCGTGGTCGCCGGCAAGGTCGTCGGCAGCGACGGCCCGGTGAGCGGCGCGTACGTGCGCCTGCTCAACGGGGACGGCGACTTCGCGGGCGAGGTCCAGGCGTCCCCGGAGGGCGACTTCCGGTTCTACGCCGCGCCCGGTGCCTGGACGGTGCGCGCCCTGCACCGCACGGGCAACGGTGAGGCGTCGCTGACCGCTGAGGGACCCGGCCTGCACCAGGTCGCGATCTCGGTCGGCTGA
- a CDS encoding FABP family protein, which translates to MTSGDDAVAAAAARAEATRGRNLPQFDDLPIPVDTANLREGENLNDACLALLPLVGVWRGEGEVNYPTIEGPRRIAQQLTIAHDGRPFLFHEARAWLLDDEGNVIRAAAREVGWWRPQADDTIELLLAHNTGIVEVFYGKPRNQTSWELGTDAVVRTSTAKEVTGAQRLYGLVNNGDLGYVEERAMVGEPMQPHVSLYLKRVVG; encoded by the coding sequence ATGACGTCCGGCGATGACGCCGTCGCAGCCGCCGCCGCTCGGGCCGAGGCGACACGTGGGCGCAACCTCCCCCAGTTCGACGACCTGCCCATCCCGGTGGACACGGCGAACCTGCGCGAGGGCGAGAACCTGAACGACGCCTGCCTGGCGCTGCTGCCGCTGGTCGGCGTGTGGCGCGGGGAGGGCGAGGTCAACTACCCGACGATCGAGGGTCCCCGCCGCATCGCCCAGCAGCTCACCATCGCGCACGACGGCCGCCCGTTCCTCTTCCACGAGGCCCGTGCGTGGCTGCTCGACGACGAGGGCAACGTGATCCGCGCGGCCGCCCGCGAGGTCGGCTGGTGGCGCCCGCAGGCCGACGACACGATCGAGCTGCTGCTGGCGCACAACACCGGCATCGTCGAGGTCTTCTACGGCAAGCCGCGCAACCAGACGTCCTGGGAGCTGGGCACCGACGCGGTCGTGCGCACCTCCACGGCCAAGGAGGTCACCGGTGCGCAGCGGCTCTACGGCCTGGTCAACAACGGCGACCTGGGCTACGTCGAGGAGCGCGCCATGGTCGGCGAGCCCATGCAGCCCCACGTCTCCCTCTACCTCAAGCGCGTCGTGGGTTGA